One window of uncultured Trichococcus sp. genomic DNA carries:
- the feoB gene encoding ferrous iron transport protein B, translated as MGKTIALVGNPNSGKTTLFNHLTGSTQRVGNWPGVTVEQKAGTLLHDGETQVIDLPGIYSLSPYTIEEIVTRDYLTLGAPDLIINIVDASNLERNLYLTTQLMELQLPIVVVLNMMDIVGKRGDQLDVAGLSRAFGLPFVTISALKESGLEQLYKVIAEPIAAAEPIAYSIVVESILDTIEEMIAPLVPKKLRCYYSIKLFERDGQTSGKLAISEEGQAVMESLLSRYEKELDDDSEAILINERYKFVTTITRQVLVKNSEKESFSVMIDHIVTNRWLGLPIFVLIMYAVYYFAITTVGTWGTDWVNDVLFGSIVPEAVQSFFDSIDIHPAVSSLVIDGAIGGVGAVLGFLPQMAALFFCLTLLEDSGYMARVAFVMDRVFRGFGLSGKSFIPLLIGSGCSVPGIQASRTIENLQDRRMTILTTSFIPCGAKLPVIALIANAIFGGASWVALSMYLLGIATVIFSGVLLRKTAIFSGEASPFVMELPIYHWPQWKSIFRAVWARCLAFVKNAGTVIFLSSSFIWFLSSFNWQLRMTAESDQSILAKIGSAVAVFFAPLGFGSWQATVATIQGLIAKENVVGTFGVLMNTTGSDVEVVAAFSTLFNPVSAVSFLVFNMICMPCFAAVGAMRTEFGSTKWTLFGVLYQTTLAYVLAFIINQLGSVIVLGAPFGVGSSIAAAATAILVFLVVRPAPKKASPMWGSLAKPMIK; from the coding sequence CGGGGGTTACGGTCGAACAGAAAGCCGGCACGCTGCTGCACGACGGCGAGACGCAGGTCATCGATCTGCCGGGCATCTATTCGTTGTCCCCTTACACGATCGAGGAAATCGTCACGCGCGATTATCTGACGCTGGGTGCGCCGGATCTGATCATCAACATCGTCGATGCCTCTAACCTGGAGCGGAACCTTTACTTGACGACGCAATTGATGGAATTGCAGCTGCCGATCGTCGTCGTCCTGAACATGATGGACATCGTCGGAAAAAGGGGCGATCAATTGGACGTCGCCGGACTGTCGCGCGCGTTCGGTCTGCCGTTCGTAACGATTTCCGCACTGAAGGAAAGTGGATTGGAACAGCTGTACAAGGTGATCGCTGAACCGATTGCTGCGGCCGAACCGATCGCGTACAGTATCGTCGTGGAAAGCATTCTTGATACGATTGAAGAAATGATTGCTCCGCTGGTTCCGAAAAAATTGCGTTGCTACTATAGCATCAAGCTTTTTGAAAGGGACGGACAAACTTCTGGAAAACTTGCAATTTCTGAGGAAGGCCAGGCTGTTATGGAAAGCCTGCTCAGCCGTTATGAGAAGGAATTGGACGACGATTCCGAGGCTATCCTGATCAACGAACGTTATAAATTCGTGACGACTATTACGCGCCAAGTTCTTGTGAAGAATAGCGAAAAAGAGTCTTTCTCAGTCATGATCGACCACATCGTAACGAACCGTTGGCTTGGGTTGCCGATTTTTGTGCTCATCATGTATGCGGTCTACTACTTCGCCATCACGACTGTCGGGACGTGGGGGACCGATTGGGTCAATGATGTGCTGTTCGGAAGCATCGTGCCAGAGGCTGTGCAAAGTTTCTTCGACAGCATCGACATCCATCCGGCTGTCAGCAGCCTTGTGATAGATGGTGCCATAGGTGGTGTCGGTGCAGTTCTGGGGTTCCTGCCGCAGATGGCCGCCTTGTTCTTCTGTCTTACCTTGCTGGAGGACAGCGGCTATATGGCCCGGGTCGCCTTCGTGATGGACAGGGTATTCCGCGGCTTCGGTCTTTCGGGTAAATCTTTCATTCCGTTGCTGATCGGTTCCGGTTGTTCGGTCCCGGGCATCCAGGCTTCCCGCACGATCGAAAATCTGCAGGACCGCCGCATGACGATTCTGACCACTTCCTTCATCCCTTGCGGTGCGAAACTGCCGGTCATCGCCCTGATCGCCAATGCCATCTTCGGTGGTGCATCCTGGGTTGCTTTGTCGATGTACTTGTTGGGGATTGCGACTGTTATCTTTTCCGGTGTGCTGCTGCGTAAGACAGCCATTTTTTCTGGAGAAGCATCACCTTTCGTCATGGAGTTGCCGATCTATCACTGGCCGCAGTGGAAAAGCATTTTCCGCGCAGTATGGGCCCGTTGTTTGGCTTTCGTCAAAAATGCAGGGACTGTCATTTTCCTCAGCTCCAGCTTCATTTGGTTTTTATCTTCTTTCAACTGGCAGCTGCGGATGACTGCCGAAAGCGATCAAAGCATCCTGGCCAAGATCGGCAGTGCAGTTGCTGTTTTCTTCGCGCCATTGGGCTTCGGATCTTGGCAAGCGACAGTGGCCACTATCCAAGGTTTGATCGCGAAGGAAAATGTTGTCGGCACATTTGGTGTATTGATGAACACAACCGGATCGGATGTAGAGGTAGTTGCCGCGTTCAGCACACTGTTCAATCCTGTCAGCGCGGTATCGTTCCTCGTTTTCAATATGATCTGCATGCCGTGTTTTGCGGCTGTCGGCGCGATGCGCACGGAATTCGGCAGCACAAAATGGACGCTCTTCGGCGTGCTGTATCAAACCACTTTGGCTTATGTTTTGGCCTTCATCATCAATCAACTCGGGTCCGTCATCGTGTTGGGAGCGCCTTTCGGGGTGGGATCCAGTATAGCGGCTGCCGCAACAGCGATATTGGTGTTCCTGGTTGTAAGGCCTGCACCAAAAAAAGCTTCCCCGATGTGGGGAAGCTTGGCGAAACCGATGATCAAATAG